The following is a genomic window from Nguyenibacter vanlangensis.
CTTGCCGCGGCCGCCCGAAACCTGTTCGAGCCACCACGACGAAGGATATCCCAGTTCGGACAACTGCACGCTCCGGCCGGCTATGCTGTGCGCTGAAACGGCTGTCAGGCGAAGTGAGAAAGTGACCCCCTGTCGCAATGAGGAACTGACCCCCCTTCGTTTTTGAAAGGGGCACCGATGACGGAAGAAAAGAGCATGATTTCCGCATTGTCTGGAACGATGCGGGGAACGGGGATGCTGCAACCCGAGGAGGTTGCCGCGATGATGCGGCTGCACGGGCTTGGCTGGGGAGCCAAGCGGCTGGCGCGGGAGTTTGGCTGTTCGCGGAACACGGCGCGACGATATGTCCGTGCTGGCGGGGCGATCGCGTATCGGCAGCCTGAGCGGCGGTCGGCGTTCGATGGTCTGGACGATTGGCTTCGGGAGCGGTTCTTCCGGCACGACGGCAATGCCGACGTGATCCGCCAGGAACTGGCGAGCGAGCATGGGATCGTCATTGGGCTTCGCTCGGTCGAGTTGAAGGTCCGGCCGTGGCGGCGGGAGTTATTGGCCCGGAAGCGGGCGACGGTTCGCTTCGAGACGCCGCCTGGGCGGCAGTTGCAGATCGATTTCGGCGAGACGCGGGTGTGGATCGGCGATGAGCGGCTGCGGGTGTATCTGTTCGTGGCGACGCTCGGCTATTCGCGCCGCCTGCATATCCGCGCGTCGCTGAGGCAGGGACAGGCGGACTGGTTCGCGGGCATGGAGGGCGCATTCCTGCGGTTCGGCGGGGTTCCGGCGGAGATCCTGCTCGATAATGCCAAAGCTCTGGTCGAGCATCACGACGCGACGACGCGGGAGGTTCGTTTCAATGGGCGGCTGCACGCCTTTGCGCGGTATTGGGGCTTTGCGCCGCGTGCCTGCGCGCCGTATCGCGCCCGGACCAAGGGCAAGGACGAGCGCGGGGTCGGCTACGTCAAGAAGAACGCGGTCGCGGGACGGCGTTTCGCGAACTGGGCGATGTTCGAGGCGCATCTTGACCAATGGACGCGCGAGATTGCCGACCGGCGCGTGCATGGCACGACGGGCGTTGCACCGTCGGAGCGTTTCGCCGGCGAGGCCGAGGCCCTGCGCCCGCTCGGTGGACGCGCGCCGTTCGGCCAGTTGCGCGATCTGGTGCGCAAGGTTCAGGCCGATTGCGCGATCGACCTGGACACCAACAGCTACTCCGTGCCGTGGCGGCTGATCGGCGAGAGCGTCCAGATTGTGGTGCTGGGCGGACGCGTCGTCGTGCGTCATGCCGGGCAGGTCGTGGCGGATCATCCGCTTTGCGCGGGACGCCGGCAGCGGATCGTCGATCGCTCCCATCTCGCCGGCGTGGTCGGCGGACCGGCCGCGAACGGCCCATCACTTGCCGGGCTACCGACCCCGTTGCCCGACCTGCTCCGGCCGCTGGCCGAATATGAGGCTGTCGCGGGAGGGGCCTGGTGATGGCGGGCGTGGACCATGCGGCATTGGTCGGGATGCTGGACCGGCTCAAGCTGACGGCGATCCGCGACCAGCTGGACACGCTGCTCGACGAGGCGGCGCGCTCGGACATGACGTTACGCGAGGCACTGGCATTCCTGGTCGGGCGCGAGATCGCGCGACGCGACGAGCGCCGCATCGCCATGGCGAGCAAGATGGCGCAGTTCCCGTTCGTGCGGGAACTCGACGGCTTCGAGTTCGACGCCCAGCCGTCCCTCGATCCCCGGCAGGTCCGCGATCTGGCCGAGTGCCGCTGGGTCGCGCACGGCGATACGATCCTGCTGCTGGGGCCGCCGGGAACGGGGAAGACGCATCTGGCCGTGGCGCTCGGGCGCGAGGCGATCCGGCGAAACTACAGCGTGCAGTTCGTCACCGCCGCGACATTGGTCGCCATGCTGGCCAAGGCGCATGCGGACGGCGCGCTGGACAAGCAACTGGCGCTCCTATCGCGACCGAAGCTGCTGATCATCGACGAACTGGGCTATCTGCCGTTCGAAGCCAACGCCGCGCATCTGTTTTTCCAGCTCGTCTCAAGGCGCTACGAGCGCGGCTCGATCCTGCTGACCTCCAATCGCTCGGTCGGAGAATGGGGCGAGGTCTTCGGCGACCCGGTGGTGGCCACCGCCATCCTGGACCGCCTGCTGCACCATTCCACCGTGATCACCATCCGCGGCGACAGCTACCGTCTGCGGGAGAAACGACGCTCCGGCCTTCTGCAGAAGGCCGGAGCGTCCATCAGAGAAGCCGAGACAACCACATCATGACGGGGTCAGTTCCTCGCTTCGCCAAAGGGGTCAGTTCTTCAATTCGTTTGACAACTAGAGCCATATCGGTGAGAGGCAGACCGAACAGGCCCAAACGATCGATCGGCATGGACGGGACAACCTGCCGGCGAGCGGCGCCATGAGGATGAAAAGCATGGTCAGTCCAGTATCCTGAGGGCGCGTGCGACGAAGATTTCGCCATCCTCGGTGAACTCACCTGCCTTGCCGACAACGCGCATGCCCTGCAGCAGAGCGAGTAGAACCGTGGCTATCGCGCAGGCATCGCCCTTCGCCGCGATCGATCCGTCACGTTGCCCTTCTTCAACCAGCCGGCTCAGCATCGTCCGCCGTGAGGAGATTTGCGCACGCAGGATGTCGGCTGCCTGGCCGACCTGATCGATATCGGCGATCCCGGCGACGATCAGGCAACCCAGCCTGCCGTCCCGGCCTTTACTGAGATCGACATAGAGCCTGAGGAGGCCCTCGATCCTGGCGCGGGCATTTTCCGCCTGTTCGAAGATCGTCGCGATATGGGCCTCGCGCAGCGCGATATAGTGTTCGAGCGCTTTGGCGAACACGCCCTCCTTATCCTGATAGGCCTTGTAGACGCTGCCGACCGTCAGGCCCGTCGCCTTGGTCAATTCGCTGATGCCGACGCCTGAGAAGCCGGACGCACTGAACAGCGCGATCGCGCTGTTCAGGAATTCCGCTTCATCGAAGGCGCGCGGGCGCCCCCGGTTTCCCGCTCGAATGTCCTGTGTCATGTTACCGCCGGATTAGGAAACGATCGTTTCCTAAATAGCAGCTTCACGAACGGAGTCAAGCGCGCTCGGGCATGATCGGGATGATGAAAAAGCGGGCTGCAGAGAGGCTATGATGACCTGAAGTCGTTCGTTACCGGCTTTGCTTTTCGACCAAAGCGCGCGAACGTCTACGCGATGCCTTTGCCGCCGGTGACGCCATAGACCTCGCCATTGATGAAGCTCGCTTCCTGTGACGCAAGCAGCACATAGACCGGGGCCAGTTCCACCGGCTGCGCCGGACGTCCGAAATCGCTGTTCTTTCCGAAATTCTCGACTTTGTCCTCCGGCTGGCCGCCGCTGGGCTGCAGGGCGGTCCAGACCGGGCCTGGCGCCACGACATTGGCACGGATGCCTTTTTCGATGAGTTGGCCGGCCAGCGCCTTGGTATAGGCCACGATGCCGGCCTTGGTGGTCGCATAATCGAGCAGGTTTTCCGATGGATGATAGGCTTGGACCGACGCAGTGGCGATGACCGACGCTCCTGGTGGCAGGTGCGGCATCGCCGCCTGGGTGATCCAGTACAAGGCATACAGATTCGTCTTCATTGTTCGGTCGAAATCCTCGCTCGAGAGCGCTTCCAGCGTCTCGCGGAATTGCTGCCGGCCGGCATTGACCACCAGGATATCCAGGCCGCCCAGCCCCGCGGCTGCCCGGTCCACCAATTCCTGGCACCAGGCTTCATGCTGGATATCGCCGGACAACGCCACCGCCCGGCGGCCTTCGGCCTGAATCAGGGCCATGACCTCTTTGGCATCGGCATCCTCTTCCGGAAGGTAGGCAATCGCCACATCCGCGCCTTCTCGCGCATAAGCAATGGCGGCGGCACGCCCGATTCCGGAATCTCCTCCGGTTATCAATGCTTTGCGGCCCAACAATCGGCCCGTCCCCCGATAGCTCTGCTCACCATGGTCGGGAATGGGATCCATCTTCCCCGTTAATCCCGGCCGGGGCTGAGGTTGCCTGGGAAACGGCGGCGACGGGTATTGCGCACGCGGATCCTGCATTGTCAGACGGTCGGCCATGACGTGCATCTCCTTCGATCGGGGCGCGAGAGAAAGCTGCCGCTTCCGGACGGACGGCTCGGGGCGGTCGTCATGCGACCGCCCCGGTGGTCGTCACCGGCCCGCCGGGCAGTATCCGGTGCCTTTCGCACGCTCCCTGAACGACTTGCTCTTTTTACTCGCCCTTATGGGATGCGTGGCCGCCCTTACGGCCGGCTTCTACCGCTTTTTCATGATCCTGGGCAAAATTGCCGGGATTGTGCTCGGCACCGCCGCCGCCATGGCTGTGCTGGCCGCCCTTGCGGCCGGCCTCTGCCGCCTTTTCGCGATCCTGAGCGAAATTGCCGGGATTATGCTCGGCACCGCCGCCGCCATGGCTGTGCTGGCCGCCCTTGCGACCGGCCTCTGCCGCCTTTTCGCGATCCTGGGCGAAATTGCCCGGGTTATGCTCTGCACCGCCGCCACCGCGGCTGTCGGCCGCGCGCGCGATGGGCGAATGGTAAATTTCCGTGAAATTCATGACATGCTCCATTTTTTTGAAAAGGGAGCCTCGCATTGTGCGACGGTCACCATGGACTCGCTGCCCCCTAGCCGCCCGACATGCCGCATCGGGCGAAATCCCAGATAATGCCTCCAAGATTTCCTACACGGTCATCGCTTATCAACGATTCGCGAGCTATATCCCAAGATCATGATATTTCGAAACTTCCGTGTCCCGGCGTTCTCATATCGACGCCTTGAGGCCCGTTGCCGGATTTCAGATCGTGCAACTGCCAGGCAGCGTCAAGCTTTGGCGGAAACCGGGCTATGGCGGCCCCTGGAAATCATTGCGGCGTGAAGGACGACGCGTGGCCATTGGCGGAACTCTGTCCGTTTTTACAGGACAATGCGGACGTACTGGCCGTCTTCATCGCCAGGTCAGGCAGCTTTTCGCTCGGCAATCGGCCGCCGGCGCAGGCTTGCCTGCTTCACTGCCGGCGGCTGGTAATTCGCCTCGTTCACGCCGATATCGGCACCCGGCGGCACGACTTGATCAATCTGATCCAGAACGTCATCGCTGAGCCGAACTTCGGCGCCGGCCAGCAGGTCATCGAGCTGCTGTTGGGTGCGGGGACCAAGGATCGCCGAGGTGACGGCGGGATGCGCCATGACGAAGCCAAGGGCCATATGAGTCAAAGACAGGCCCGCCCCCTGCGCGATCGGGATCAGCTGCTCGATCGCGTCGAGACTGCGCTCGTCGGACATTTGCTTGGGGAAGACTTTGACACGCAGGGAGTCGGGGAGCGGCTGTCCCTTGCGATAGCGACCCGTGAGCATCCCCTTCGAGAGCGGACTCCAAACCAGGACGCCCATGCCGTAGCGCTGGCAGGTGGGGAGCATGTCCCGCTCGATGCCGCGATCCAGGATGGAGTAAGGCGGCTGCTCCGTACGGAAGCGGCCAAGCCCGCGTCGCTCGGCGACCCACTGGGCCTCGACGATTTCGGATACGGGAAAGGTCGAGCTGCCGATCGCGCGTACCTTGCCCGCGCGCATCAGATCGGTGAGAACCGACAGGGTTTCCTCGATATCAGTGTCCGGCGCCGGGCGGTGAATCTGGTAGAGGTCGATATAGTCGGTCTGCAGGCGGCGCAGAGAGCCCTCCACCGCGGAGGTGATCCACCGCCGCGAGTTCCCCTGCATATTCGGATCGTCGCCCATCGGGCCATGCACCTTGGTGGCGAGCACGATGCGGTCACGCCGTCCCTTGAGGGCTTTGCCAACGATCTCCTCGGATTCTCCAGCGCTGTAGCGATCGGCGGTGTCGATAAAGTTGATGCCGAAATCCAAGGCCTTGTGAACGATCTGGATGCAGTCATCGTGATCGGGATTGGCCAATTTTCCAAACATCATCGCGCCCAGGCAGTAGGGGCTGACCTTGATCCCGGTGCGACCGAGCGTGCGGTATTGCATGGCGTTCTCCTGTGGCTGCGATCGTTTGGCGGCGACCGCCGATCCGTGATAGCCAGCATAACCGGAACGGCGTTCCGGGTTTATACGGAACGATGTTCCGTTTTTCAACCGGATTCTATGATGAACGAGGAAGCAGACGATCAGACCGGCGGTTCGAACCGCGAACGCCCAGCCGAGCGCCGCCCGCGCGCCGATGCGCAGCGCAATCTCGACGCGTTGCTTCGCGCGGCGAAGGCGGTGTTCGCCGAGTCGGGCGTGGACGCACCCGTCCGCGAAATCGCTGAGCGTGCCGGTGTCGGGGTAGGCACCGTCTATCGACATTTCCCGCAGCGCGCCGGCCTTGTCGCCGCGGTCTGCCGTCAGGAAATGGATGCCTGCGCCGACGCGGCGCCGCTTCTGGCGAACGAGAACCCGCCGTTCGAGGCATTGATGAAATGGTTGCAGCGATACGCGGCCTGGGTTGGAACGAAGCGTGGGCTCGCAAAGGCGTTGCATTCAGGCGATCCGGCATTCCAAGCCCTGCCCGCATATTTCGAGCAGCACCTGCGGCCTGCCTTCCGGACGCTCTTCTCGTCCGCCGTCGCCGCCGGCGTGGTTCGGGCGGACGTCGATCCTGACGACCTTCTTGGCGCGGTTGCGAGCCTGTGCATGTCTGCGCACAATAGCTCGGCTGATCACGCGGGACGCATGGTAGCGCTTCTTGTGGACGGACTGCGCTATGGATGCGTCGCGCCAACGGCGCAGGTGGCCGGTCGGCCGCGGGAGTGAAAAGAGCCGACTCGGGCCCGGGTCTGTGTTTGTTATTTTTGAACTATTGTGGCTATCTGCGTCATTCCGCAGCATATTTCAATCCGGTGACAATTCTCACGCGTACGTCAGAAGGGGCTTGCCACATCATGCGTTCGTGAGTATTTCAGAATGTAGCCGACCGAATGAACTTAAGCGGTTCAGGGCGCATGGCCGCCGGGTGGATCCGCTCGATCCGTCCCGGTATTTCATATGACGGCGCCTCCGGTGATTTTACGGATATTGCGGCCGGTATTATGGTTCTTCCGTCTCTTCGTTCCCGGGCGCGGGGAGCGGGATGCCGATGGCATCGGTGCGTGATTTTGTAGAAATCGATATTCCACCATTTCTTTTCATCACGTGGATGCGCGGCGTTATCGTGCGGCCGGCAGGTCCCTATGGGCCCCGTGTGGCGGCGTATGAAGGAAGAGTGCGTGAACGAATCCCATCGCGCGTCCGGCGCCTTTGCGTCCGCGCGTCCGGCGCCCGATCCGACATCCCCTGCGGCATCCGATCCGGCAACGGCGCGCATCCAGGCCGCCATGGCGGCGGCGCGCCATCATGGGCTCGACCTCGACCCGCGCGATTTCGCCCGCGAGCCGGGGGAGGACACGCCCTCGCCCGCGACCCTGGCCCGCTGGCTGACCGAACAGGGCGCGGTGGCGCGGGGCATGCGGCTGACATGGCCGCATCTGATCCGGCTTCACAACACGCCGCCGATCGTCTTGATGTTTCGCGACGGCGCCGCGGCGCTGATGGTGCGCGCCGATCCCGCGCGCGGCCTGGTCTGGCTGCGCGATCCGATGGCGGCGGCGTCCGATTCCCCCGTTCCGGTCGATGAGACCCATCTTTCCCAGCTCTGGACCGGCGACGTGCTGCTGGTCAAGCGTGCGCGCGACGCGACCGAGGCCGACGCGCCGGTCAACGCCGCCTGGATGCTCCGCATGGTCCTGCGCGAGCGCGGGCTGCTGCGCGATATCCTGCTGGCTTCGGTCATCCTGAGCGTCCTGGCCGTCTTTCCGGCGCTTCTGGTCATGCAGGTCATCGACCGGGTGGTCAATTACGCGTCGATGGCGACCCTGTTCTCGATCACCGCGCTGATGGTGATCCTGTCCGGATATGAAATGCTGCTGTCCCATGCCCGGCGCGAACTCACGCTGGTGCTGACGACGCGCATCGACACGCGGATTTCGCTGCATGCCTTCAATCGGCTGCTGTCGCTGCCGCTGGATTTCTTCGAGCGCGAGCAGGGCGGCCAGGTCATCGGCCGCGTCATGGCCATCTTCAAGGTGCGCGACTTCCTGACCGGCCGGCTGCTCAGCACCTTCCTCGACCTGTTCACCCTGATCGTCATCCTGCCGGTGCTGTTCTATCTCAGCGCCACCCTGGCCTGGATCACGCTGGCCGCCGCCGCCCTGATCGGCCTGATCGTCCTGGTCTTCATGCGGCCGATGACCCGTCTCTATGGGCGCGTCATCGGGGCCGAGATGGCGCGTAACTCAGTCATGCACGAATCGGTCGCCGGGATCCGCACGATCAAGACCCTGGCCCTGGAATCCGCCCGGCGTGAGGAATGGGACGACCGCACGGCGCAGGTCGTGCGCTGGCGCCTGGCGGCCGGCCGGCTGGCCAACTGGCCCGCGACATTGTCCGCGCCGCTGGACCAGTTTCTCAATCGCGGCATCATGCTGGTCGGCGCGTGGCTGATCCTGACGGGCCATTCCGGGCTGGCCGCCGGCGGGCTGATGGGCTTCATGATGCTGGGCGGCCGCGTCGCCGCGCCGCTGGCCAGCCTGGCCCGCCTGCTGGAGAACCTCAACGAGGTCGCGTCCTCGCTGTCCGAGGCCGCGCTGGTCCTCAACCAGCCCACCGAAACCCGCGCGCTGACCACCGGCATGCGGCCGCAGATCCATGGCGCCCTGTCCTTCGGCAATGTCGATTTCACCTATCCCGGCGCGACGGTCAAGGCGCTGGACGATGTCAGCTTCGCGGTGCCGGCCGGCACCATGCTGGGCGTGGTCGGCCGCAGCGGCTCGGGCAAATCGACCATCACCCGGCTGCTGCAGGGCGTCAGCCGCGCCTATACCGGCCAGCTACGGCTGGACGGGGTCGATCTGCGCGACATCAACCTGACCCATCTGCGCCGGTCCTGCGGCGTGGTGCTGCAGGATAATTTCCTCTTCCGCGGCACGATCCGCGACAACATCACCGCCGGCCGTCCCGGCCTGACGATGGACGACGTCGCCCGCGCCGCCCGCCTGGCCGGAGCCGACGAATTCATCGAACGCATGCCCGGCGGCTATGATACGTGGATCGAGGAAGGATCGACCAATATTTCCGGCGGCCAGCGTCAGCGCCTGGCGATCGCCCGCGCCCTGATCGCCGACCCCAGGCTGATGATCCTGGACGAGGCCACCTCGGCCCTCGATCCGGAAAGCGAGGCCCTGGTCAACGCCAACCTGCAACGGATCGCCCGCGGGCGGACCATGGTCATCGTCTCGCACCGCCTGTCCTCGCTGGTCCATTGCGACCAGATCCTGGTGATGGATCGCGGCGCGGTGGTCGATATCGGGCCGCACGCGGCGCTGCTGGACCGCTGCGCGCTCTATCGCGGACTCTGGATGCAGCAGAACCGCCATGCGCCGGTCGTCGCGCGGATCCCCGCGACGGCCGCGCGGGCGGAGGGGCGCTGAACCATGAGCCATTCCGACGCCACGTCTCCGGCAGCGCCCTTGGCGGCCCCCCTTGCCGCCCCCCTGGCGGCGAACGACCCGTTTTCGCCGCGCGACCTGCCGCCCGCGCTGCTGGAATTCCACTCGCCCAGCACCGCGCTGATCAACCTGCCGCCCACCGCGTCGGCCCGGCATACGACCTGGGTCGTCGTGGCCATGGCGGTGGCCAGCTTCGTCGCCATGGGCGTCTTTCCGCTCGACCGGGTCGTTTCCGCCGGTGGCCATCTGGTCTCGACCGATCCCACCCTGGTCGTCCAGCCCTTCGATACGTCGATCGTCCGCTCCATCGACGTGCATGAAGGCGATTTCGTGCGCAAGGGACAGGTGCTGGCGCGCCTGGACCCGACCATCAGCACCGCGGAGCTGGAGAATCGCCGCGCCCAGGTGGCCAGCTACGCGGCCGAGGTCGCGCGCCTGACGGCCGAGGCCGAGGGCCGCCAGTACGCCCCCGACCCGCGCAATCCCGCCTCGGTCCAGGAGGCGGCGACCTTCCTGCGCCGCCGGCAGGAATACCAGGCCAAGATCCAGGATTACGACCACCAGATCGCCGGCCAGCAAAGCGCGCTGCAGGGGGCGCTGGCCAATGCCGCCATGTATGCCGCCCGGGCGCGGGTCGCATCGAGCGTGCTGTCGATGCGGCGTACCCTGCAGCGCGACCAGGTGGGCAGCCGCCTGTCCACCCTCGGGGCGCAGAACGACCTGATGGAGGTCGAGCGTGCCCAGATCGCCGCCCGGCAGGACGCGGCGGGCGCGCGCGACAAGATCAGCGCGCTGACCGCCCAGCGCGCGGCGGTGATCAGCGACTGGAGCGCCGCGACCCTGCAGCAATTGTCCGAGGCCGAACATCACCTGTTCGACGCCCGCAGCGACTATGCCAAGGCGCAGTTGCGCGGCAGCCTGGTGGAACTGCGCGCCGACCGCGACGCGGTGGTGCTGACCATCGCCCGCATCTCGGTCGGCGCGGTGGTCAATACGGCGGACCGGATGATGACCCTGGTGCCGGTCGGCAGCGGGCTTGAGATGGAAGCCGTGCTGCGCGGCGCCGATGCCGGCTTCGTGCGCACCGGCGACAAGGCGCTGCTGAAATTCGCGACCTTTCCCTACGACCAGTATGGCGGCGCGGATGCCACCGTGCGCACGATCAGTGCCGACTCCTTCTCCGCCGGCGCCGACGACCAGGAGCAGCGCGGGCACGACGCCGCCCCGGCCGCCGCCGACGGCCAGCACATGTTCTATCGCGTGCGCCTGCGGATCGACCGCATGACACTGCGCGGCGTGCCGTCCTTCTTCAGGCCGCGCCCCGGCATGCCGGCGACGGTGGACATCAAGGTGGGACGGCGGACCATCCTGCAATATCTGTTCAGCCGCATCGCGCCGCTGGCCACCGAGGGCATGCGCGAACCATGACGGCGCGCGCTCCATTCGCGGCGCTGCGCCGGCACGTCGCCGCGCGCGTCTCGCCCCAGGCGCGATGCGCGCGCGCCGTCGCGCTGCTGGCGGCCGGGCAGGCGGTAAAAGCCGCCGCCCTGTTCGGCCGGCTGGCGCAATCCGGCCATGCCGAAGCGCAGTTCCGGCTGGCGCGCGCCTATCTGGATGGTACCGGCGTGCCCCGCCGCGTGGACGAGGCCGCGCGCTGGATGCGCCGCGCGGCCGAAGGCGGCTGGACCGAGGCGCGTTTCATGCTCGCCACCCTGTATCTGCGCGGCCTGCCGCCGGATGACGACGCGCCCGCCCTGCCATGGGCCGCCCGCGCCCCTGCCCCGCCCGCCGCGCCGGACCCGCGCCGGGCGCTGCACTGGGCGCATCTGGCCGCCCAGGCCGGCTCGGCCGATGCCCAGGCGCTGGTTGCCCATATCCTGGCCGACGGGCCGCCGGACCTGCGCGATCCCGACGCCGCGCCGGAGTGGTACCGCCGCGCGGCGGCCGGCGGCAGCGCGCAGGGCCAACTGGGATGGGGGCTGGCCCTGCTGCGTGCCGCGCGCGACGAACGGGACCGCGCCGAGGCCGCCCGGATGGTGCGACAGGCCGCCGACCAGGGAATGGGCAGCGCCTTCTACGTGCTGGGCACGTTGGCCGAGCGCGGCGAGGACGCCGAGCCCGATCCGATCCGCGCCGCGGCGCTCTATCACCAGGCGGCGGAGCGGAACGTGCCGACCGCGCAGTTCCGCTATGGCCTGGCCTGCCTGCACGGGCGCGGCGTGGCGCGGGACGTCGCGCGCGCCGAAACCTGGCTGCGCCGCGCGGCCCTGGCGGGCGAGACCGATGCCGCCGCACTGGTCGGCGACCTGAATGCCGGCCACGCCGGCATGGCCCCGAACCCTGTCGAAGCCGCCGCCTGGTACCGCCGCGCGGCCGAAGCCGGCCATGCCGGCGCCGCCTGCGCGCTGGGGCAAATGTTTCTGTCCGGCGCCGGTGGCGTGCCCGACAGGGCGCAGGCCACGCACTGGTTCCAGCGCGCGGCCGCGTCGGGCCACGCACAGGCGATGTTCTGCCTCGGCCTGCTTCACGACCAGGCGGGGGACGGGCCGGACGATCGCCGGCGGGCCCTGGATTTGTTTCGCGGCGCGGCGGAACGGGGATTCGCGCCCTCGCAATGCATGCTCGGCCGATATCTGGCGCGGGGGCTGGCGGGTGCGGCCGACCCGGCGGAGGCCCGGCTGTGGCTGCACAAGGCCGAGCAGCAGGGGGAAAGGCAGGCCAGCGTGGAACTTTCCTGGTTGGATCGGACGGAGTCGGAATTGATGGGCGCGGGAGGCTGACGGCATGATGGACCGACGCACGGCGTTTCGCGCCGTCCTGCCCATGGCGGCGCTGTCCCTGCTGTCCGCCTGTTCGGGAATCGGAAAATTCGCGTCCGATACGATAAGTTTCCCGGGCAGTTTCCCGGGCGCCAATCCGAATGCGCCGCACGGCGCGGCCGAAAATCTCCGCCGTGTGCGCGGCGAGACGGTCGCGGCCGCGCCGATTGTGCCCGAACCGGGCAATATCTGGCCCTCCGCGTCCGAGATCCTGTCCGGCGCCGGGGGGCCGGCCATGGCCGGGCCGGCGGTGCAGGCCGAACTGCAGCCCGGCGAAAGCCTCAGCCTGGGCGAGGACGCCGAGATCCGCAACGGCGTGCAGATCGCGACCAATCCCGTCCCCAGGACGAAAACGCCCGATTTTTCCGACGCCGGCCATGCACCCGCCGCCGGACGCGCCGTCATCATTCCCAACGGTGACGGCACGAGCACCGTCATTTCGCCCACCGGGGCGGTGCGAACGATAAAGGACAAGATATATCAATGACCGATCGGAACAGGACGATACATCCCTCTCCTTCCTGACCTTCACGCCCCCCGCGCCCCGTCCGGACGGACGGACGCGCCGCTGCCGGAAATTATACAAATACAAATAAAATAACGACGAATCAGGACAGCCCGCAGGATGCGGGACGTTCGGTGCTGGAATACGAATCCGGATATGAAGAAAGTTAAAAATATAGAATAATAAAGTAAATTTCCAAAAATTATCCGATACGTGCTTTTACTGTCGCGAAATGTCCGATACCATTTCCCCGCCGGACGTGGTTCCGGATACCGTATCCAGCGCGAAACGGTACAAGGACAACTGCACAGGGAACAGTGTCGTGTCTGACAATACAAATGACCAGTTTACACCAGCGGATTACACGCTTGACGGCATGGCCTACGTGAACGCGGCCGATTTCGTCGCAATGGCGGCGGGTCCCGAACCCGTCGCGACCGACGCGACGCCGTCGGGCATCGGCTTCAACTATCTGGCGCCGGCCGCCGGTTACTACACGTTCGATTTCTCCTACCAGAACACGGCCGATGCGCCGGCGTACCAGCAATTGACGATCAACGGCAAGGACGCGCCCGGACTGGTCGAATTCGACCAGACTCCGGGGACCTCGACCGGCGGCGCCACCACCACGGTCTATCTGAACCAGGGTCTGAATGCGATCTCGCTGAGCAACCGGACCGGCGATACCGTCAACGGCCTGACCGCGGTGCCTGAATCCGCCCTGCAGGCCAGCCCGGCCTTCACGCTCGGCACCACGACGATCACGCCCGGTTCGCAGCCGTCGCAGGAAACTTCGGCGCAGTCCCTGGCGATGAACAACATGACCGACCTGCAGGCCTTCGTGCAGGGCGAGAGCATGGCGCCGGAACAGCAATGGACC
Proteins encoded in this region:
- a CDS encoding TetR/AcrR family transcriptional regulator — encoded protein: MTQDIRAGNRGRPRAFDEAEFLNSAIALFSASGFSGVGISELTKATGLTVGSVYKAYQDKEGVFAKALEHYIALREAHIATIFEQAENARARIEGLLRLYVDLSKGRDGRLGCLIVAGIADIDQVGQAADILRAQISSRRTMLSRLVEEGQRDGSIAAKGDACAIATVLLALLQGMRVVGKAGEFTEDGEIFVARALRILD
- the istB gene encoding IS21-like element helper ATPase IstB, whose amino-acid sequence is MAGVDHAALVGMLDRLKLTAIRDQLDTLLDEAARSDMTLREALAFLVGREIARRDERRIAMASKMAQFPFVRELDGFEFDAQPSLDPRQVRDLAECRWVAHGDTILLLGPPGTGKTHLAVALGREAIRRNYSVQFVTAATLVAMLAKAHADGALDKQLALLSRPKLLIIDELGYLPFEANAAHLFFQLVSRRYERGSILLTSNRSVGEWGEVFGDPVVATAILDRLLHHSTVITIRGDSYRLREKRRSGLLQKAGASIREAETTTS
- a CDS encoding KGG domain-containing protein, translated to MNFTEIYHSPIARAADSRGGGGAEHNPGNFAQDREKAAEAGRKGGQHSHGGGGAEHNPGNFAQDREKAAEAGRKGGQHSHGGGGAEHNPGNFAQDHEKAVEAGRKGGHASHKGE
- the istA gene encoding IS21 family transposase is translated as MTEEKSMISALSGTMRGTGMLQPEEVAAMMRLHGLGWGAKRLAREFGCSRNTARRYVRAGGAIAYRQPERRSAFDGLDDWLRERFFRHDGNADVIRQELASEHGIVIGLRSVELKVRPWRRELLARKRATVRFETPPGRQLQIDFGETRVWIGDERLRVYLFVATLGYSRRLHIRASLRQGQADWFAGMEGAFLRFGGVPAEILLDNAKALVEHHDATTREVRFNGRLHAFARYWGFAPRACAPYRARTKGKDERGVGYVKKNAVAGRRFANWAMFEAHLDQWTREIADRRVHGTTGVAPSERFAGEAEALRPLGGRAPFGQLRDLVRKVQADCAIDLDTNSYSVPWRLIGESVQIVVLGGRVVVRHAGQVVADHPLCAGRRQRIVDRSHLAGVVGGPAANGPSLAGLPTPLPDLLRPLAEYEAVAGGAW
- a CDS encoding aldo/keto reductase, which produces MQYRTLGRTGIKVSPYCLGAMMFGKLANPDHDDCIQIVHKALDFGINFIDTADRYSAGESEEIVGKALKGRRDRIVLATKVHGPMGDDPNMQGNSRRWITSAVEGSLRRLQTDYIDLYQIHRPAPDTDIEETLSVLTDLMRAGKVRAIGSSTFPVSEIVEAQWVAERRGLGRFRTEQPPYSILDRGIERDMLPTCQRYGMGVLVWSPLSKGMLTGRYRKGQPLPDSLRVKVFPKQMSDERSLDAIEQLIPIAQGAGLSLTHMALGFVMAHPAVTSAILGPRTQQQLDDLLAGAEVRLSDDVLDQIDQVVPPGADIGVNEANYQPPAVKQASLRRRPIAERKAA
- a CDS encoding helix-turn-helix domain-containing protein, which codes for MMNEEADDQTGGSNRERPAERRPRADAQRNLDALLRAAKAVFAESGVDAPVREIAERAGVGVGTVYRHFPQRAGLVAAVCRQEMDACADAAPLLANENPPFEALMKWLQRYAAWVGTKRGLAKALHSGDPAFQALPAYFEQHLRPAFRTLFSSAVAAGVVRADVDPDDLLGAVASLCMSAHNSSADHAGRMVALLVDGLRYGCVAPTAQVAGRPRE